The Streptomyces sp. NBC_01317 genomic interval ACGGCCTGTGGTGGCCCGACTATCCGGGCAACAACATGTTCAACAGCCTGGGCAATCTGGCCGCCGACAGCACCGCCGCCCTCCTCTTCCTGGACTTCACCACCGGCACGACCCTCCAGCTGTCCGGCACGGCGGCCGTCGACTGGACCGCGCCGGGTGTCCCCGGTGACGACGGCGGCACGGGACGGCGGGTGCGCTTCACCCCGCGCCACGTCGTCACGACCACGGTCCCGGTGCTCGGCGAAGCGGTCGCCCCGTACCCGCGCAACCCGCCCCTCACCGACACCCCCGGCCAGGAGACACCGTGAGCACAGGACCCGACGCGGCCACCGGCGACCCGTACGGCGAACTGGCCCGCCTGGACCCGGTCCTGGGGCGCCTGACCGCCTCGTACGGCCGTCCCGACCCGTTCCGCTGGGACGACGGCGGGCGGACGGAGGACGACCGGTTCGCGGCCCTGGTGCTGCACATCGCCGGCCAGCAGATCTCGACGGCGGTGGCGTTCGTGCTCTTCGACCGGATCCGGGCCGCGACCGGCGCCCTGCCCGATCCAGCGGGCATCGTCGCGCTCGGCCCCGAACGGCTCCGCGCCTGCGGGCTCTCGCACGCCAAGGCGTCGTACCTGCTCGCCCTCGCCGAGAGCCAGCTGGGCGGTCTGATCGACGTGGACGGGCTGGACGGGCTCACCGACGCCGAGGCCGTGGCGGCCCTCACCGCCGTCCGCGGACTGGGCCGGTGGACGGCGGAGATGTTCCTCCTGCACCAGCTCAGGCGCTCCGACGTCCTCCCCGTGGGCGACGTCGGGATCCGCCGGGCCGTCGAGCGCGGCTGGGGCCTGGACGCCCTCCCCACCCCACGGGACGTCGAACGGCGCACCGCCGCCTGGTCGCCGTACCGCTCCTACGCCTCCGCACTCCTCTGGGCGTCGCTGCGCCCGCCGGAGACCCCGGCCGCCCCGGCGCGCTGAGGCGGCGCCGGGGCGGTGGGTGGGGGTGGGCCAGGCGGTGTGAGGGCGGTCAGCAGAGGGGAACGCCGGGGAGCTGGGCCGCGGGATGGTCGATGTAGATGTTGGAGACAAAACCGCCCTGGTCGCGCAGCTTGCTCCACCAACGGTTGCTGTAGCCCTCGGCGTTGACGGTGTCCCCCTGCTTCTGGCAGACCACGAACACGTCGGTCGGACCCGGCAGGACCGTCACCACGGGCGAGGTGAGGAAGGCGTCGGCCCTGACCCGGATGTCCGTGCCCCACGTACGGAAGTTGGTGCCCCCGCCCCCGCAGCCGTTGTCGCTGGTCAGGTAGGACTGGTTGTACTGGGACGGGTAGGGCAGCGCGCCGCCGTTGATGACGATGTTCTGGCCGGAGCCGTTGAGCAGCTGCTCGTAATGGATGTGCGCGCCCGAGGAGTTGCCGGTGGAGCCGGTGACGCCGATCTGCTGCCCCTGACCCACGGAGGCGCCGCTCGCCACCGAGTAGGAGGCCAGGTGGAAGTAGTAGGTCTGCCAGCCGCCGCCGTGGTCGATCACGATGTAGTTGCCCGCGCCACCGGGCTGTGACATCCGGGTCGCCGTGCCGGCGGCGGAGGCCAGGACCGGGGTGCCCGCGGTGGCGCCGCCGTCGGCGCGCACGAAGTCCAGGGCGCGGCGCACCTCGGCCGAATGATGGCTCAGGGTCCATCGCTGGCCGCAGGGGAAGGGCGCTTTGAAGTTCGGTGCCAGCAGGGCGGTACGGGGGCCGTCCTCGGCCGGGGTACGCGCCTGGGCGGGAGCGGCCGTGAGGCCGACCGCCGCGAGCAGCACGGTGACGAGGACGGACCACAGCCGCCGGTGCGGGGAGAGGCGCTCGTGTCGCACGGGAGTGCTCCTTCGCCGGGCAGGGACGGGGACGGTCAGCATGTCGGGACTCCGGGAAGCCAGGCCTCGGGCACATCGATGAAGATGTTCGAGACATAGCCGCCGTGGTCCGGCAGATAGGCCCAGCCGTCGTTGGTGATGCCCTCCACCGTGATCCGCTCGCCGTGCACCTGGCACGAGACGGTGACCCGGGTGGGCCCCGGCAGCCGTGACACCTCGCGGGACCGGGTGGTCGGCTGCTCCCGGACCCGTACGTCCGTGCCCCAGGTGGGGAAGGACGTGCCCGCCGAGCCGCCGGTCCAGAGGTAGGTGACGGTCACCCAGCCGTTGTCCGCCAGGCCGATGTCGGCGAAGGTGCCGTCCGCGAGATCGATGCCGGCCGGGTTCGCCACCAGCCGGCCCGAGCCGTCGCGGCCGCCGTTGTACCCGCTCTCGTACGCCGCCTGCGCCTCGGGCCTGCCCTGCGGCAGGTCCTTGAAGCTCTCCCGGACCGACGACGGATTCCAGTAGTCGTCCCGGGTGTTCCACGGGCCGACGTCCCAGACCGGCGCGGTCTCGCAGCGGGCGGGGCCGCAGACCCGTACGGAGTACTGGCCGCTGCCGTTCGGCGACAGGCCGCGCCGGGAGGGCAGGGCGACGAAGTGGTCGTTCGGCTGGATGACATGGCCGTTGGCCGTCGTCCGGCCGACGAGCCCCTCGCGGGTCGCGAAGACCCGGGCGCTGACGGCGGCGGCAGCGGCCCCGGCGGCCCGCGGCCCGGGGCCGCGGTCGGCGGTCAGCCGCAGTCCGTCGACCCGTGCGCGCCCGTCCTCGTCCCACAGCGTGAGGCGGGCCTGGACGGCGGCGACCGTACGGGGCAGGGCCACCGCGGTGGTGCCTTCCACCTCGCGCCACTCGGTCCAGGTGCCCTCGGCGGACCGTCCCCGGACCTCGACGGTGACCCGCGCGCCGGAGGGGGTACGGGCGGACAGCTCGGCCCTGACCCGGTTGACGGGACGGTCGAGCGTCCTCGGCGCGAGGACCTGCGTGCCGTACCCCCGCTCGCCGGCCGTGGTGGCGGTCACGCGGGTGTCCGTACGGCGGAGGCCCAACGCACCATGCGCGAAGCTGACGTTGAC includes:
- a CDS encoding DNA-3-methyladenine glycosylase family protein, which gives rise to MSTGPDAATGDPYGELARLDPVLGRLTASYGRPDPFRWDDGGRTEDDRFAALVLHIAGQQISTAVAFVLFDRIRAATGALPDPAGIVALGPERLRACGLSHAKASYLLALAESQLGGLIDVDGLDGLTDAEAVAALTAVRGLGRWTAEMFLLHQLRRSDVLPVGDVGIRRAVERGWGLDALPTPRDVERRTAAWSPYRSYASALLWASLRPPETPAAPAR
- a CDS encoding M23 family metallopeptidase, with the protein product MRHERLSPHRRLWSVLVTVLLAAVGLTAAPAQARTPAEDGPRTALLAPNFKAPFPCGQRWTLSHHSAEVRRALDFVRADGGATAGTPVLASAAGTATRMSQPGGAGNYIVIDHGGGWQTYYFHLASYSVASGASVGQGQQIGVTGSTGNSSGAHIHYEQLLNGSGQNIVINGGALPYPSQYNQSYLTSDNGCGGGGTNFRTWGTDIRVRADAFLTSPVVTVLPGPTDVFVVCQKQGDTVNAEGYSNRWWSKLRDQGGFVSNIYIDHPAAQLPGVPLC